The genomic stretch CGTGCGGGTGGGGGGCGCGGGAGCACAACCTCAAGAACGTGGACGTCGGCATCCCGCGCGACGTCCCCGTCGTGTCTGCGGGCGCGCCGGGATCAGGCACGTCGTCGTCCGCCTCCGGCCCGCTGTAGCCCGGGAACTCCGTCGGATCGGTAGAACGGCGCGGGTGCATCGACATCCTCTTGGCGCCGGTCGTTACACAGGTTCGCGAACTCTACGCCATCCGTCCGACTCCCAATCGCGCTTTCCAACGCACGACGGCGGAAGCGGTCCGGGTGTTGCGCTGCCAGTACACGCCACATTCCCTGGTGGCTGCGGGTCGCCGATCCAGATCATCCACCGGCGCGTGGCCTCCGTCCCCGACGAGGTTTCAGGCGTCCTCAGCCTCCGGGCGGCACCGGTGTGAGATGCGGTTCCGGCCGGCGCACGGGATTGTGCACTCTCTGGCAGCGCGCCCAGCGGCGGAAAGGCTGCACCGTGATCTCACCATCCCACAGCGGCACCCCGCGTCCGGCTTCCACCGGCGAACCGCCGCCGACGGACGCGGGCAAGGCCGACGACGTGCGCCTGTTTCGCCGCGTGTCTCTGTTCACCGCGCTTGTCGTCACGGTGATCATGCCGGTAATCGCGGCCATCCAGCCCGACAGCGTGTGGCGCGCGGCGCGAGTGCTGATCGTGGTGGACGCGACGGTGCTCCTTACCCTGTGGCTGGCCGGCCGCGGCCGTGTTCGTCTGGCGTCGTGGATCTACCTGTGGGTCATCATCTCCCTGCTCACCTACAACGCCCTCACCGCCGGAGGAATCCGCAGCACCGGCGTTCAGGCGTACGGCGTCTTCGTGATGGTGGCGGGCCTGCTGCTCGGCATTCGGGCGGGCGTCCTGGTGACGGGGGTCTGCGCGGCACTGGGGCTGGCGCTGGTCATCTCCGAACGGATGGGACTGCCGCTGCCCCGGGACTCCGATTCGTACGACGTGATCTCACGCTGGCTGATGGGCTGCGTGTTCATCGCCGTGTCGCTGCAGACCCTGCACATCGCGACCGACCGGCTGCAGCGGGCGCTGGATGCCGCGCAGAGCGAACTCGCCATGCGGCGCGCCACCGAGCTGCGCCTCGAGCGTGCCCTGGACGCCGGGGGGATCGGAATCTTTGAACACGTGCCGGGAAGCGACGGGGTCCGTCTGGATGGCCGCGCCCTGGCGCTCACGGGCATCGCCGCGGAGCCGGACGGAGAAGTGCGCATCGAGGCGTGGCTCCGGCACGTTCACCCCGAGGACCGCGCCCGCGTCCTGGATGACCTGGCGCTTTCCCCGCCGGGCAGGATGCACGGCCGCACCCACTATCGCGTGGTGCGGCCAGACGGAGCCCTGCGGCACGTGGAAGCCGCGGCGCACCTGGTGGAAGGGGAGAACGGCCAGCCCGCCGCCGCGTTCGGCATGGTGATGGACGTGACGGAGAGAAAGCAGGGCGAAGCGGAGCGGGAGCGCCTGGTCCTGCGCCTGGGCGAACGCGTCAAGGAACTGCACCTGCTTCATGAAGCCGCGCACCTGCTTCAACATGCAAGCGGCGTCGACCGGCTTCTGCTGACGGAACTGGTGGCCCGCATGCCGGCCGCCTGGCTGCACGCAGGCGATGCCCGCGCGAGGATCGCGTACGGCGACCTCGAGGCCGTGTCGCCCGGCTGGTCCACGACGCCGTGGATGCAGACCGCCGGGTTCAGCACCAGCAACGGCCCCGGCGTGCTCCAGGTTGCCTATCAGCATGAGCACCCCGCCGCCGAAGAAGGGCCGTTTCTGGTCGAAGAACGCGCACTGATCGACTCCCTGGCCGAGATGCTCCGGTCCCACGTGGAGCGCTACGTGGTGGAGCAGCGGCGGCAGGCGGTGGAAGAACAGCTCCGGCAGGCACAGAAGATGGATGCCCTCGGCACGCTGGCCGGAGGGGTCGCGCACGACTTCAACAACATCCTCACCGCCATCCACGGCTACGGCGAACTCGCGCTGCTCGAGGCTCGGCCCGGCGGCGAGCAGCGCGAAAGCATCGACGAGATCCTGAAGGCCTGCGTCCGGGCGCGCGACCTGGTGCGCCGCATCCTGCTGTTCAGCCGGGGACAGCAGTCCAGCCGCGACGTGATGCCCCTGGGGCCGGTCGTGGAAGAGGCGCTGCAGTTGCTGCGCGCGACGCTGCCGCGGAGCATCGAGATCCGCTCCCACGCCACGCCGCACCCGCCGCCGGTGCGTGCTGACGCGACCCAGATGCACCAGGTGATGATGAACCTGGGCACCAACGCCGCCTACGCCATGCGGGAGCAGGGCGGGGTTCTGTCGGTGGAACTCGGCGTGATCGACGTGGAAACGGCGGCGGCCGGCTTTGCGGCGGAGCTCAAGCCGGGGCGGTACCTGCGGCTCACGGTGACGGATACGGGCTGCGGCATGCGCCCGGAAATCCGCGAACGCCTCTTCGAGCCCTTCTTTACCACCAAGGGGCACGCGGGTACCGGGCTCGGCCTCTCGGTCGTGCATGGAATCGTCCGTGACCACGGCGGCAGCATCTCCGTGACCAGCGAGCCCGGCGAGGGCAGCCGGTTCGACATCCATCTCCCCGCCGCGCCGGAAGCCGCACGCCAACAGGCCGACAATCCCGCCCCGATGCCGCGGGGCGCCGGCCAGCACATCATGTACGTGGATGACGAGCCGGCCCTGTGCCACATCATGACGCGGATTCTCGCCCAC from Longimicrobium terrae encodes the following:
- a CDS encoding ATP-binding protein; this encodes MISPSHSGTPRPASTGEPPPTDAGKADDVRLFRRVSLFTALVVTVIMPVIAAIQPDSVWRAARVLIVVDATVLLTLWLAGRGRVRLASWIYLWVIISLLTYNALTAGGIRSTGVQAYGVFVMVAGLLLGIRAGVLVTGVCAALGLALVISERMGLPLPRDSDSYDVISRWLMGCVFIAVSLQTLHIATDRLQRALDAAQSELAMRRATELRLERALDAGGIGIFEHVPGSDGVRLDGRALALTGIAAEPDGEVRIEAWLRHVHPEDRARVLDDLALSPPGRMHGRTHYRVVRPDGALRHVEAAAHLVEGENGQPAAAFGMVMDVTERKQGEAERERLVLRLGERVKELHLLHEAAHLLQHASGVDRLLLTELVARMPAAWLHAGDARARIAYGDLEAVSPGWSTTPWMQTAGFSTSNGPGVLQVAYQHEHPAAEEGPFLVEERALIDSLAEMLRSHVERYVVEQRRQAVEEQLRQAQKMDALGTLAGGVAHDFNNILTAIHGYGELALLEARPGGEQRESIDEILKACVRARDLVRRILLFSRGQQSSRDVMPLGPVVEEALQLLRATLPRSIEIRSHATPHPPPVRADATQMHQVMMNLGTNAAYAMREQGGVLSVELGVIDVETAAAGFAAELKPGRYLRLTVTDTGCGMRPEIRERLFEPFFTTKGHAGTGLGLSVVHGIVRDHGGSISVTSEPGEGSRFDIHLPAAPEAARQQADNPAPMPRGAGQHIMYVDDEPALCHIMTRILAHLGYRCTAFTDPVAALQEFRTAPHDFDAVVTDLQMPAMSGLDLARAVRSVRPGVPVAIASGLPPDHIATDPDVESVAWPQHRRPSRFAAPPGARRGSALTRQSSILPTPSWSAPMIRIATAGRMTDRLHLHPMILIIPADLQEHTYGRDG